In Eretmochelys imbricata isolate rEreImb1 chromosome 14, rEreImb1.hap1, whole genome shotgun sequence, a genomic segment contains:
- the SLC39A7 gene encoding zinc transporter SLC39A7, whose product MKGSPLGGFVLASEFQRPAPPSTSVHFAPTPASPWARWFVHVCTCFQGSRQGGSGGLQCWISPPKAKSSSGEEDNGPQERKAGKVRAPDKAAPKKRGQELEERTQESAMKVSGYLNLAADLTHNFTDGLAIGASFLAGAGVGAVTTLTVLLHEVPHEVGDFAILVQSGCSKRKAMKLQLLTALGALAGTACSLLAEGIGEAATAWILPFTAGGFIYVGTVSVIPELLRDAAPLQSLLEVLGLVCGVAMMVLIAQYE is encoded by the exons ATGAAAGGTTCCCCG CTGGGCGGATTTGTGCTGGCCAGCGAGTTTCAGAGGCCAGCTCCTCCGAGCACAAGTGTGCACTTTGCACCAACGCCTGCTTCTCCGTGGGCACGCTGGTTTGTGCACGTCTGCACCTGCTTCCAGGGCTCCCGCCAGGGTGGAAGCGGGGGGCTGCAGTGCTGGATCTCCC ctcccaaggCGAAGAGCAGCTCTGGTGAGGAGGACAACGGACCCCAGGAGAGGAAGGCTGGCAAGGTGCGTGCCCCTGACAAGGCAGCCCCCAAGAAGAGGGGCCAGGAGTTAGAGGAGCGGACTCAGGAATCCG caatGAAGGTCTCAGGGTACCTGAACCTGGCGGCTGACCTGACGCACAACTTCACGGACGGGCTGGCGATCGGGGCGTCGTTCCTGGCGGGGGCTGGTGTGGGGGCCGTCACCACCCTCACCGTGCTGCTGCATGAGGTGCCCCATGAAGTGGGCGACTTCGCTATTCTCGTCCAGTCGGGCTGCAGCAAGCGCAAG gcCATGAAGCTGCAGCTGCTGACAGCGCTGGGCGCCCTGGCGGGCACGGCCTGCTCACTGCTGGCCGAGGGCATCGGAGAGGCGGCCACAGCCTGGATCCTGCCCTTCACGGCGGGCGGGTTCATCTACGTGGGCACTGTCTCGGTGATCCCGGAGCTGCTGCGGGACGCGGCGCCCCTGCAGTCCCTGCTGGAGGTGCTGGGTCTGGTCTGCGGCGTCGCCATGATGGTGCTCATCGCGCAGTACGAGTAG